DNA from Pelagibacterium nitratireducens:
GTGCCACGATGCCGCGCAAGGCCCGAGCTGCGTGGATCATCCGTTTCGCGCCGTCTCGCGGTCTGTTCGCCATTGTTCAGAATTGGCATGCCGTGCGCGGCGCGTCGACCCCCAAAGTGTCGAGATCATTGGTCTGATGGAGGAAGCCTTCAATCGGTGCCAGGCCGACCACCACATTGCCTGCCGCCAGCAGCATGCCTTGGCGCATCTGGTGGTCCCAAGCGCGTACGCTCATGGGATTACCCTTGGACCCATCGAGATTCATGCGCTCACCGAGCAGGTAATCGCGCACCGGCTCGAACTCAGTAGATTGCGAACGCAACACAGACTGCGTCACGGCCCGGACCGCAGCCCAGGCGGCCCAGTCAAACCGGTGCATGCGCCGGTTGTTGGCGGCCTCGAACCGTGCATTGACCTGCGGCGCGCCTTGTCGTTCCCACGCCCAGTGCCAGGCTTCGGCGACAAGGCCGGCCGAACCGACCACCGGACGTGGCGGATTGGTCTGGTAGGGCACGCTGCGCGCGAATTCGCCGTCGCTGTCGGCAACAAAGACAACGTCGTAATTGGTACCTTCGGTCACCAGCGCGACGTTGTTTTGATCGCGTCGGCGCGGATCGGCGGAAAGCACGAACGGTCGCACTTCAACAATATCGGCGCCGAAGAAACCAACAGATTCCCGAAGCGCTTGGATGATCGCCGCATCCTGCGCCAGCGGACCCTGCAGGGCAAGGATGTTGGTCCAGCGCTTGGACACCAGATACTGCACGATCGCGTCTGTCTGCATGCGGTAACTCGGGATCACGTGCACGATGTTGACCCGGCAATTGGCGCCGCGCAACTCGTCTTGCTGCGCCGAAACGTTGAGCAGTATCACAGGCTGGTCCCGCAGAGCCTCCGAAAGGGCCAGCAATTGTTCTGAAGGCAGATCGGCGATGATGAAATGAACGCCGTCTTGGGCCCATTCGCCAACCGTTGCGGCAAGCTCGTCGACCGTGCTCCCGTGCGCCTCGCGCAACCCGAACTCGACCCCGATGACCTGGCCGATCTGCTGGCCATCGGCAATTCCGAGCAGGGCACCGGCCATGCTGCGTCCCCATGGGCGCTGGGGCACGAGGAAGTTGGCAAGAAAGGGATCGTACCGCGGACTGTCTTCGAGATCGACATAACCGATCCGAACCTGCTCAGCAGACGCCGCCTCCTGGGCCGTGGCCGGCGCCGATGTCAGACATGCCGCCAGCACCCATGCCAGCGCCGCGAGAGAGATCTTATGCGGGCTCATCATCGACCACGATCGAATGGGGCACGCGCCCGGTCGGAATCGATCTGACGTTGGAGCGCGTT
Protein-coding regions in this window:
- a CDS encoding ABC transporter substrate-binding protein, whose amino-acid sequence is MMSPHKISLAALAWVLAACLTSAPATAQEAASAEQVRIGYVDLEDSPRYDPFLANFLVPQRPWGRSMAGALLGIADGQQIGQVIGVEFGLREAHGSTVDELAATVGEWAQDGVHFIIADLPSEQLLALSEALRDQPVILLNVSAQQDELRGANCRVNIVHVIPSYRMQTDAIVQYLVSKRWTNILALQGPLAQDAAIIQALRESVGFFGADIVEVRPFVLSADPRRRDQNNVALVTEGTNYDVVFVADSDGEFARSVPYQTNPPRPVVGSAGLVAEAWHWAWERQGAPQVNARFEAANNRRMHRFDWAAWAAVRAVTQSVLRSQSTEFEPVRDYLLGERMNLDGSKGNPMSVRAWDHQMRQGMLLAAGNVVVGLAPIEGFLHQTNDLDTLGVDAPRTACQF